The Coffea arabica cultivar ET-39 chromosome 8e, Coffea Arabica ET-39 HiFi, whole genome shotgun sequence genome window below encodes:
- the LOC140012989 gene encoding uncharacterized protein, which translates to MRTALRAKKKCGFIDGTVKQPDDDSPDLEDWWTVNSMAVSWILNTIEPTIRSTITYIEITKDLWEDIQESLSIANKPRVQQIKGVLAEWKRRGLPIVTYYGRLKHLWKEFANYDQIPTCQCGRCMCNLSVQFDKKREEEKVHQFLMGLDDTMYGTIRSNILSTEPLPSISKAYSLICHEERVRNMSKEKEGCGEPISFVVHANIGGGRLRTRTKDKPALCSYCNRGGHDAENCF; encoded by the coding sequence ATGCGAACCGCGTTGAGAGCCAAGAAGAAGTGTGGCTTTATTGATGGAACGGTGAAACAACCTGATGATGATTCTCCCGATCTGGAGGATTGGTGGACTGTGAATTCAATGGCGGTATCATGGATTCTCAATACAATAGAACCAACTATACGATCTACCATAACTTATATAGAGATCACAAAGGATTTGTGGGAAGATATCCAAGAGAGCTTGTCTATTGCTAACAAGCCTCGAGTTCAACAGATCAAAGGGGTACTTGCGGAGTGGAAACGGCGAGGACTTCCAATTGTGACCTATTATGGAAGGTTGAAGCACTTATGGAAAGAATTTGCAAACTATGATCAGATTCCAACATGTCAATGTGGAAGATGCATGTGCAATCTCTCAGTCCAATTTGACAAGAAGCGCGAGGAAGAAAAAGTCCATCAATTCTTGATGGGTTTGGACGACACGATGTATGGAACGATTCGTTCCAACATTCTAAGCACTGAACCACTACCTAGCATCAGTAAGGCATACTCGTTGATATGTCACGAGGAGCGTGTCCGAAACatgtcaaaagaaaaggagggaTGTGGGGAGCCCATCAGCTTTGTCGTTCATGCCAACATAGGAGGCGGGAGACTTAGAACTAGGACA